The following are encoded in a window of Balaenoptera ricei isolate mBalRic1 chromosome 1, mBalRic1.hap2, whole genome shotgun sequence genomic DNA:
- the NHSL3 gene encoding uncharacterized protein KIAA1522 homolog isoform X6, whose product MVVFLGRHLPALLGLFKKKGSAKAESDKRLSVGPGQGLGSAVDEHQDNVFFPSGRPPHLEELHTQAQEGLRSLQHQEKQKLNKGAWDHGDTQSIQSSRTGPDDDSISFCSQTTSYTAESSTAEDALSVRSEMIQRKGSTFRPHDSFPKSSGKSGRRRRERRSTVLGLPQHVQKELGLRNEREAPGTPRPPGPRDAVRIPTVDGHPAGPASGPGARVSLQALEAEAEAGAQAEAMLQRHIDRIYRDDTLVGRSTGARPLPLTRPMSLAVPGLTGGAGPPEPLSPAMSISPQATYLSKLIPHAVLPPTVDVVALGRCSLRTLSRCSLLSASPASIRSLGHFSSVSSPRPRSRHPSSSSDTWSHSQSSETIVSDGSTLSSKGGSEGQPEGSVANSNVAPPPLGGSGRGSPSGGSTAEASDTVSIRSGGQLSGRSVSLRKLKRPPPPPRRTHSLHQRSSAAHDGPLGLPPKPERKQQQQLPRPPTTGGSEGMGAAPCPSSSAGSWVPGLSPGGSRRPPRSPERTLSPSSGYSSQSGTPTLPPKGLTGAPASPGKAQPPKPERVTSLRSPGASVSSSLTSLCSSSSDPAPSDRSGPHVSTALGDRFVIPPHPKVPAPFSPPPSKPKSPNQAAPAPAAPALVPGPISTTAASPESPPTPQTSLTPPQASPGASKDQSPPPSPPPSYHPPPPPTKKPEVVEEALSAPGTAEEALQDPNWPPPPPPAPEEQDLSMADFPPPEEAFFSVAGPEPADPSRPPEPSLATVSFQSQPRGTPDLPPALPAPSAAGSVPGLHAKVPRREPGGCSKGGGLPREDAGAPLVTPSLLQMVRLRSVGTPTVAPTPASGPSAPQKPLRRALSGRASPAPASSGLHAAVQLKASNLAASVGPVSDQPNGPPEAEPRSPASTASFIFSKGTKKLQLEQPVSPETQADLQRNLIAELRSISEQRPPQAPKKPPKAPPPVARKPSGGAAPPTSPSFPRAEPLPAPPTNGLPHAEDRTKEELAENGDVLQRVGPEEKLGLPGTDPQKELV is encoded by the exons ATGGTGGTGTTCCTGGGCCGCCACCTCCCGGCGCTCCTTGGGCTCTTTAAGAAGAAGG GCTCTGCCAAGGCTGAGAGCGACAAACGACTAAGTGTGGGGCCAGGCCAGGGGCTAGGGTCTGCAGTGGATGAGCACCAGGACAATGTCTTCTTCCCCAGTGGGCGACCGCCTCACCTGGAAGAGCTGCACACGCAGGCCCAGGAGGGGCTCCGTTCCCTCCAGCACCAAG aaaaacagaaactgaaCAAGGGTGCCTGGGACCATGGAGACACCCAGAGCATCCAG TCCTCCCGGACCGGGCCAGATGATGATAGCATCTCCTTCTGCAGCCAGACCACGTCCTACACAGCTGAGAGCTCCACGGCAGAGGATGCTCTCTCCGTCCGCTCTGAGATGATCCAGCGCAAAG GCTCCACCTTCCGACCGCATGACTCATTTCCCAAATCATCTGGAAAGTCAGGACGGCGACGGCGGGAGCGGCGGAGCACGGTGCTGGGACTGCCACAGCACGTGCAGAAGGAACTCG GCCTGCGGAATGAACGTGAGGCACCAGGTACTCCTCGGCCTCCTGGTCCACGGGACGCTGTCCGCATCCCCACGGTGGACGGCCATCCGGCGGGCCCGGCCTCAGGGCCAGGGGCCAGGGTGTCCCTGCAGGCGCTGGAGGCGGAGGCCGAAGCCGGTGCCCAGGCAGAGGCCATGCTGCAGCGCCACATCGACCGCATTTACCGGGATGACACGCTCGTTGGCCGGTCCACGGGGGCCCGGCCCTTGCCACTGACCCGGCCCATGTCCCTAGCAGTGCCCGGACTGACCGGAGGGGCAGGGCCTCCAGAACCCCTGAGCCCGGCCATGTCCATCTCGCCCCAGGCCACCTACTTGTCGAAACTGATCCCGCACGCCGTGCTGCCGCCCACAGTGGATGTGGTGGCCTTGGGCCGCTGCAGCCTGCGCACGCTGAGCCGCTGCAGCCTGCTCTCAGCCAGCCCGGCCTCCATCCGCTCGCTGGGCCACTTCTCCTCGGTCTCCAGCCCGCGACCCCGCAGCCGCCACCCTTCCTCCTCCAGTGACACCTGGAGCCACTCTCAGTCCTCTGAGACCATTGTGTCTGACGGCTCCACCCTCTCCTCTAAGGGTGGCTCAGAGGGCCAGCCAGAGGGCTCTGTGGCCAACAGTAACGTGGCGCCCCCTCCCCTGGGGGGCAGCGGGCGGGGCTCTCCCAGCGGGGGCAGCACTGCCGAGGCCTCGGACACTGTCAGCATTCGGAGCGGTGGCCAGTTGTCCGGCCGGAGTGTGTCCCTACGTAAGCTGAAGCGGCCCCCGCCACCTCCCCGCCGGACCCACTCGCTCCATCAGCGCAGCTCAGCAGCACATGATGGGCCCCTGGGGCTACCTCCTAAGCCCGAGCGGAAGCAGCAGCAACAGCTGCCCCGGCCTCCCACCACTGGCGGGTCAGAAGGGATGGGGGCAGCACCCTGTCCATCCAGCTCAGCAGGCAGCTGGGTGCCTGGCTTGTCTCCAGGTGGCTCCCGGCGTCCCCCACGCTCCCCAGAACGGACACTCTCACCCTCCAGTGGATACTCGAGCCAAAGTGGTACCCCAACCCTGCCTCCCAAGGGTCTAACAGGGGCCCCTGCTTCCCCAGGCAAGGCCCAACCCCCTAAACCAGAGCGTGTCACTTCCCTTCGATCTCCCGGGGCCTCCGTCTCCTCCTCCCTCACGTCTCTATGTTCCTCCTCCTCTGATCCGGCACCCTCAGACCGCTCTGGTCCGCACGTGTCGACCGCCCTGGGTGACAGGTTTGTCATACCTCCTCACCCCAAGGTGCctgcccccttctccccacctccctctaaGCCCAAGAGCCCAAACCAAGCTGCCCCTGCTCCAGCTGCCCCTGCTTTGGTCCCTGGGCCCATCTCTACCACTGCTGCCAGCCCTGAGTCCCCACCTACTCCCCAGACATCCCTAACCCCACCTCAGGCATCTCCCGGTGCCTCCAAAGACCAGTCacccccaccatccccacccccatcttatcacccaccccccccacccactaAGAAGCCAGAGGTGGTTGAGGAGGCCCTGTCTGCTCCGGGGACTGCTGAGGAGGCCCTCCAAGATCCCAActggcccccacccccgcctcctgcACCGGAGGAGCAGGACCTGTCTATGGCCGACTTCCCTCCACCCGAGGAGGCCTTTTTCTCTGTGGCTGGCCCTGAGCCTGCAGACCCTTCACGCCCCCCGGAGCCCTCCTTAGCTACTGTCTCTTTCCAGAGCCAGCCCCGTGGTACCCCAGAtcttcctccagctctgccagCCCCATCTGCTGCTGGTTCTGTCCCAGGGCTTCATGCCAAGGTCCCTCGGAGGGAACCGGGGGGCTGCAGCAAGGGTGGCGGCCTTCCCAGGGAGGATGCTGGTGCACCCCTGGTCACACCCTCACTCCTGCAGATGGTTCGGCTGCGCTCTGTAGGCACTCCCACAGTGGCTCCGACTCCAGCGTCAGGGCCGTCGGCCCCCCAGAAGCCACTGCGAAGGGCCCTGTCAGGGCGGGCCAGCCCAGCGCCTGCCTCCTCAGGGCTCCACGCTGCTGTTCAGCTCAAGGCCTCCAATCTGGCTGCCAGCGTGGGCCCTGTGAGTGACCAGCCCAATGGACCACCTGAGGCAGAGCCGCGGTCCCCTGCCTCTACGGCCAGCTTCATCTTCTCCAAGGGCACCAAGAAGCTGCAGCTGGAGCAGCCCGTGTCCCCTGAGACCCAGGCTGACCTCCAGCGGAACCTGATAGCTGAACTTCGGAGCATCTCAGAGCAACGGCCACCCCAGGCCCCAAAGAAGCCACCTAAGGCCCCCCCACCTGTGGCCCGCAAGCCTTCTGGGGGAGccgccccccccacctcccccagcttTCCTCGGGCTGAgccccttcctgctcctcccaCCAACGGGCTCCCCCATGCCGAGGACAGGACTAAGGAGGAGCTGGCAGAGAATGGAGATGTCCTGCAGCGGGTGGGTCCAGAGGAGAAGCTGGGCCTGCCTGGCACAG ACCCACAGAAAGAGCTGGTCTGA
- the NHSL3 gene encoding uncharacterized protein KIAA1522 homolog isoform X1, with amino-acid sequence MEARASPAAPAAEEPGGPGGPPRKKKSRSGVSGLRRAFSWLRGKRRKKAAGTEGAEPAAPRAKKADDKARRAKGKGRAGSAKAESDKRLSVGPGQGLGSAVDEHQDNVFFPSGRPPHLEELHTQAQEGLRSLQHQEKQKLNKGAWDHGDTQSIQSSRTGPDDDSISFCSQTTSYTAESSTAEDALSVRSEMIQRKGSTFRPHDSFPKSSGKSGRRRRERRSTVLGLPQHVQKELGLRNEREAPGTPRPPGPRDAVRIPTVDGHPAGPASGPGARVSLQALEAEAEAGAQAEAMLQRHIDRIYRDDTLVGRSTGARPLPLTRPMSLAVPGLTGGAGPPEPLSPAMSISPQATYLSKLIPHAVLPPTVDVVALGRCSLRTLSRCSLLSASPASIRSLGHFSSVSSPRPRSRHPSSSSDTWSHSQSSETIVSDGSTLSSKGGSEGQPEGSVANSNVAPPPLGGSGRGSPSGGSTAEASDTVSIRSGGQLSGRSVSLRKLKRPPPPPRRTHSLHQRSSAAHDGPLGLPPKPERKQQQQLPRPPTTGGSEGMGAAPCPSSSAGSWVPGLSPGGSRRPPRSPERTLSPSSGYSSQSGTPTLPPKGLTGAPASPGKAQPPKPERVTSLRSPGASVSSSLTSLCSSSSDPAPSDRSGPHVSTALGDRFVIPPHPKVPAPFSPPPSKPKSPNQAAPAPAAPALVPGPISTTAASPESPPTPQTSLTPPQASPGASKDQSPPPSPPPSYHPPPPPTKKPEVVEEALSAPGTAEEALQDPNWPPPPPPAPEEQDLSMADFPPPEEAFFSVAGPEPADPSRPPEPSLATVSFQSQPRGTPDLPPALPAPSAAGSVPGLHAKVPRREPGGCSKGGGLPREDAGAPLVTPSLLQMVRLRSVGTPTVAPTPASGPSAPQKPLRRALSGRASPAPASSGLHAAVQLKASNLAASVGPVSDQPNGPPEAEPRSPASTASFIFSKGTKKLQLEQPVSPETQADLQRNLIAELRSISEQRPPQAPKKPPKAPPPVARKPSGGAAPPTSPSFPRAEPLPAPPTNGLPHAEDRTKEELAENGDVLQRVGPEEKLGLPGTDPQKELV; translated from the exons CAGGCTCTGCCAAGGCTGAGAGCGACAAACGACTAAGTGTGGGGCCAGGCCAGGGGCTAGGGTCTGCAGTGGATGAGCACCAGGACAATGTCTTCTTCCCCAGTGGGCGACCGCCTCACCTGGAAGAGCTGCACACGCAGGCCCAGGAGGGGCTCCGTTCCCTCCAGCACCAAG aaaaacagaaactgaaCAAGGGTGCCTGGGACCATGGAGACACCCAGAGCATCCAG TCCTCCCGGACCGGGCCAGATGATGATAGCATCTCCTTCTGCAGCCAGACCACGTCCTACACAGCTGAGAGCTCCACGGCAGAGGATGCTCTCTCCGTCCGCTCTGAGATGATCCAGCGCAAAG GCTCCACCTTCCGACCGCATGACTCATTTCCCAAATCATCTGGAAAGTCAGGACGGCGACGGCGGGAGCGGCGGAGCACGGTGCTGGGACTGCCACAGCACGTGCAGAAGGAACTCG GCCTGCGGAATGAACGTGAGGCACCAGGTACTCCTCGGCCTCCTGGTCCACGGGACGCTGTCCGCATCCCCACGGTGGACGGCCATCCGGCGGGCCCGGCCTCAGGGCCAGGGGCCAGGGTGTCCCTGCAGGCGCTGGAGGCGGAGGCCGAAGCCGGTGCCCAGGCAGAGGCCATGCTGCAGCGCCACATCGACCGCATTTACCGGGATGACACGCTCGTTGGCCGGTCCACGGGGGCCCGGCCCTTGCCACTGACCCGGCCCATGTCCCTAGCAGTGCCCGGACTGACCGGAGGGGCAGGGCCTCCAGAACCCCTGAGCCCGGCCATGTCCATCTCGCCCCAGGCCACCTACTTGTCGAAACTGATCCCGCACGCCGTGCTGCCGCCCACAGTGGATGTGGTGGCCTTGGGCCGCTGCAGCCTGCGCACGCTGAGCCGCTGCAGCCTGCTCTCAGCCAGCCCGGCCTCCATCCGCTCGCTGGGCCACTTCTCCTCGGTCTCCAGCCCGCGACCCCGCAGCCGCCACCCTTCCTCCTCCAGTGACACCTGGAGCCACTCTCAGTCCTCTGAGACCATTGTGTCTGACGGCTCCACCCTCTCCTCTAAGGGTGGCTCAGAGGGCCAGCCAGAGGGCTCTGTGGCCAACAGTAACGTGGCGCCCCCTCCCCTGGGGGGCAGCGGGCGGGGCTCTCCCAGCGGGGGCAGCACTGCCGAGGCCTCGGACACTGTCAGCATTCGGAGCGGTGGCCAGTTGTCCGGCCGGAGTGTGTCCCTACGTAAGCTGAAGCGGCCCCCGCCACCTCCCCGCCGGACCCACTCGCTCCATCAGCGCAGCTCAGCAGCACATGATGGGCCCCTGGGGCTACCTCCTAAGCCCGAGCGGAAGCAGCAGCAACAGCTGCCCCGGCCTCCCACCACTGGCGGGTCAGAAGGGATGGGGGCAGCACCCTGTCCATCCAGCTCAGCAGGCAGCTGGGTGCCTGGCTTGTCTCCAGGTGGCTCCCGGCGTCCCCCACGCTCCCCAGAACGGACACTCTCACCCTCCAGTGGATACTCGAGCCAAAGTGGTACCCCAACCCTGCCTCCCAAGGGTCTAACAGGGGCCCCTGCTTCCCCAGGCAAGGCCCAACCCCCTAAACCAGAGCGTGTCACTTCCCTTCGATCTCCCGGGGCCTCCGTCTCCTCCTCCCTCACGTCTCTATGTTCCTCCTCCTCTGATCCGGCACCCTCAGACCGCTCTGGTCCGCACGTGTCGACCGCCCTGGGTGACAGGTTTGTCATACCTCCTCACCCCAAGGTGCctgcccccttctccccacctccctctaaGCCCAAGAGCCCAAACCAAGCTGCCCCTGCTCCAGCTGCCCCTGCTTTGGTCCCTGGGCCCATCTCTACCACTGCTGCCAGCCCTGAGTCCCCACCTACTCCCCAGACATCCCTAACCCCACCTCAGGCATCTCCCGGTGCCTCCAAAGACCAGTCacccccaccatccccacccccatcttatcacccaccccccccacccactaAGAAGCCAGAGGTGGTTGAGGAGGCCCTGTCTGCTCCGGGGACTGCTGAGGAGGCCCTCCAAGATCCCAActggcccccacccccgcctcctgcACCGGAGGAGCAGGACCTGTCTATGGCCGACTTCCCTCCACCCGAGGAGGCCTTTTTCTCTGTGGCTGGCCCTGAGCCTGCAGACCCTTCACGCCCCCCGGAGCCCTCCTTAGCTACTGTCTCTTTCCAGAGCCAGCCCCGTGGTACCCCAGAtcttcctccagctctgccagCCCCATCTGCTGCTGGTTCTGTCCCAGGGCTTCATGCCAAGGTCCCTCGGAGGGAACCGGGGGGCTGCAGCAAGGGTGGCGGCCTTCCCAGGGAGGATGCTGGTGCACCCCTGGTCACACCCTCACTCCTGCAGATGGTTCGGCTGCGCTCTGTAGGCACTCCCACAGTGGCTCCGACTCCAGCGTCAGGGCCGTCGGCCCCCCAGAAGCCACTGCGAAGGGCCCTGTCAGGGCGGGCCAGCCCAGCGCCTGCCTCCTCAGGGCTCCACGCTGCTGTTCAGCTCAAGGCCTCCAATCTGGCTGCCAGCGTGGGCCCTGTGAGTGACCAGCCCAATGGACCACCTGAGGCAGAGCCGCGGTCCCCTGCCTCTACGGCCAGCTTCATCTTCTCCAAGGGCACCAAGAAGCTGCAGCTGGAGCAGCCCGTGTCCCCTGAGACCCAGGCTGACCTCCAGCGGAACCTGATAGCTGAACTTCGGAGCATCTCAGAGCAACGGCCACCCCAGGCCCCAAAGAAGCCACCTAAGGCCCCCCCACCTGTGGCCCGCAAGCCTTCTGGGGGAGccgccccccccacctcccccagcttTCCTCGGGCTGAgccccttcctgctcctcccaCCAACGGGCTCCCCCATGCCGAGGACAGGACTAAGGAGGAGCTGGCAGAGAATGGAGATGTCCTGCAGCGGGTGGGTCCAGAGGAGAAGCTGGGCCTGCCTGGCACAG ACCCACAGAAAGAGCTGGTCTGA
- the NHSL3 gene encoding uncharacterized protein KIAA1522 homolog isoform X2, translating into MEARASPAAPAAEEPGGPGGPPRKKKSRSGVSGLRRAFSWLRGKRRKKAAGTEGAEPAAPRAKKADDKARRAKGKGRGSAKAESDKRLSVGPGQGLGSAVDEHQDNVFFPSGRPPHLEELHTQAQEGLRSLQHQEKQKLNKGAWDHGDTQSIQSSRTGPDDDSISFCSQTTSYTAESSTAEDALSVRSEMIQRKGSTFRPHDSFPKSSGKSGRRRRERRSTVLGLPQHVQKELGLRNEREAPGTPRPPGPRDAVRIPTVDGHPAGPASGPGARVSLQALEAEAEAGAQAEAMLQRHIDRIYRDDTLVGRSTGARPLPLTRPMSLAVPGLTGGAGPPEPLSPAMSISPQATYLSKLIPHAVLPPTVDVVALGRCSLRTLSRCSLLSASPASIRSLGHFSSVSSPRPRSRHPSSSSDTWSHSQSSETIVSDGSTLSSKGGSEGQPEGSVANSNVAPPPLGGSGRGSPSGGSTAEASDTVSIRSGGQLSGRSVSLRKLKRPPPPPRRTHSLHQRSSAAHDGPLGLPPKPERKQQQQLPRPPTTGGSEGMGAAPCPSSSAGSWVPGLSPGGSRRPPRSPERTLSPSSGYSSQSGTPTLPPKGLTGAPASPGKAQPPKPERVTSLRSPGASVSSSLTSLCSSSSDPAPSDRSGPHVSTALGDRFVIPPHPKVPAPFSPPPSKPKSPNQAAPAPAAPALVPGPISTTAASPESPPTPQTSLTPPQASPGASKDQSPPPSPPPSYHPPPPPTKKPEVVEEALSAPGTAEEALQDPNWPPPPPPAPEEQDLSMADFPPPEEAFFSVAGPEPADPSRPPEPSLATVSFQSQPRGTPDLPPALPAPSAAGSVPGLHAKVPRREPGGCSKGGGLPREDAGAPLVTPSLLQMVRLRSVGTPTVAPTPASGPSAPQKPLRRALSGRASPAPASSGLHAAVQLKASNLAASVGPVSDQPNGPPEAEPRSPASTASFIFSKGTKKLQLEQPVSPETQADLQRNLIAELRSISEQRPPQAPKKPPKAPPPVARKPSGGAAPPTSPSFPRAEPLPAPPTNGLPHAEDRTKEELAENGDVLQRVGPEEKLGLPGTDPQKELV; encoded by the exons GCTCTGCCAAGGCTGAGAGCGACAAACGACTAAGTGTGGGGCCAGGCCAGGGGCTAGGGTCTGCAGTGGATGAGCACCAGGACAATGTCTTCTTCCCCAGTGGGCGACCGCCTCACCTGGAAGAGCTGCACACGCAGGCCCAGGAGGGGCTCCGTTCCCTCCAGCACCAAG aaaaacagaaactgaaCAAGGGTGCCTGGGACCATGGAGACACCCAGAGCATCCAG TCCTCCCGGACCGGGCCAGATGATGATAGCATCTCCTTCTGCAGCCAGACCACGTCCTACACAGCTGAGAGCTCCACGGCAGAGGATGCTCTCTCCGTCCGCTCTGAGATGATCCAGCGCAAAG GCTCCACCTTCCGACCGCATGACTCATTTCCCAAATCATCTGGAAAGTCAGGACGGCGACGGCGGGAGCGGCGGAGCACGGTGCTGGGACTGCCACAGCACGTGCAGAAGGAACTCG GCCTGCGGAATGAACGTGAGGCACCAGGTACTCCTCGGCCTCCTGGTCCACGGGACGCTGTCCGCATCCCCACGGTGGACGGCCATCCGGCGGGCCCGGCCTCAGGGCCAGGGGCCAGGGTGTCCCTGCAGGCGCTGGAGGCGGAGGCCGAAGCCGGTGCCCAGGCAGAGGCCATGCTGCAGCGCCACATCGACCGCATTTACCGGGATGACACGCTCGTTGGCCGGTCCACGGGGGCCCGGCCCTTGCCACTGACCCGGCCCATGTCCCTAGCAGTGCCCGGACTGACCGGAGGGGCAGGGCCTCCAGAACCCCTGAGCCCGGCCATGTCCATCTCGCCCCAGGCCACCTACTTGTCGAAACTGATCCCGCACGCCGTGCTGCCGCCCACAGTGGATGTGGTGGCCTTGGGCCGCTGCAGCCTGCGCACGCTGAGCCGCTGCAGCCTGCTCTCAGCCAGCCCGGCCTCCATCCGCTCGCTGGGCCACTTCTCCTCGGTCTCCAGCCCGCGACCCCGCAGCCGCCACCCTTCCTCCTCCAGTGACACCTGGAGCCACTCTCAGTCCTCTGAGACCATTGTGTCTGACGGCTCCACCCTCTCCTCTAAGGGTGGCTCAGAGGGCCAGCCAGAGGGCTCTGTGGCCAACAGTAACGTGGCGCCCCCTCCCCTGGGGGGCAGCGGGCGGGGCTCTCCCAGCGGGGGCAGCACTGCCGAGGCCTCGGACACTGTCAGCATTCGGAGCGGTGGCCAGTTGTCCGGCCGGAGTGTGTCCCTACGTAAGCTGAAGCGGCCCCCGCCACCTCCCCGCCGGACCCACTCGCTCCATCAGCGCAGCTCAGCAGCACATGATGGGCCCCTGGGGCTACCTCCTAAGCCCGAGCGGAAGCAGCAGCAACAGCTGCCCCGGCCTCCCACCACTGGCGGGTCAGAAGGGATGGGGGCAGCACCCTGTCCATCCAGCTCAGCAGGCAGCTGGGTGCCTGGCTTGTCTCCAGGTGGCTCCCGGCGTCCCCCACGCTCCCCAGAACGGACACTCTCACCCTCCAGTGGATACTCGAGCCAAAGTGGTACCCCAACCCTGCCTCCCAAGGGTCTAACAGGGGCCCCTGCTTCCCCAGGCAAGGCCCAACCCCCTAAACCAGAGCGTGTCACTTCCCTTCGATCTCCCGGGGCCTCCGTCTCCTCCTCCCTCACGTCTCTATGTTCCTCCTCCTCTGATCCGGCACCCTCAGACCGCTCTGGTCCGCACGTGTCGACCGCCCTGGGTGACAGGTTTGTCATACCTCCTCACCCCAAGGTGCctgcccccttctccccacctccctctaaGCCCAAGAGCCCAAACCAAGCTGCCCCTGCTCCAGCTGCCCCTGCTTTGGTCCCTGGGCCCATCTCTACCACTGCTGCCAGCCCTGAGTCCCCACCTACTCCCCAGACATCCCTAACCCCACCTCAGGCATCTCCCGGTGCCTCCAAAGACCAGTCacccccaccatccccacccccatcttatcacccaccccccccacccactaAGAAGCCAGAGGTGGTTGAGGAGGCCCTGTCTGCTCCGGGGACTGCTGAGGAGGCCCTCCAAGATCCCAActggcccccacccccgcctcctgcACCGGAGGAGCAGGACCTGTCTATGGCCGACTTCCCTCCACCCGAGGAGGCCTTTTTCTCTGTGGCTGGCCCTGAGCCTGCAGACCCTTCACGCCCCCCGGAGCCCTCCTTAGCTACTGTCTCTTTCCAGAGCCAGCCCCGTGGTACCCCAGAtcttcctccagctctgccagCCCCATCTGCTGCTGGTTCTGTCCCAGGGCTTCATGCCAAGGTCCCTCGGAGGGAACCGGGGGGCTGCAGCAAGGGTGGCGGCCTTCCCAGGGAGGATGCTGGTGCACCCCTGGTCACACCCTCACTCCTGCAGATGGTTCGGCTGCGCTCTGTAGGCACTCCCACAGTGGCTCCGACTCCAGCGTCAGGGCCGTCGGCCCCCCAGAAGCCACTGCGAAGGGCCCTGTCAGGGCGGGCCAGCCCAGCGCCTGCCTCCTCAGGGCTCCACGCTGCTGTTCAGCTCAAGGCCTCCAATCTGGCTGCCAGCGTGGGCCCTGTGAGTGACCAGCCCAATGGACCACCTGAGGCAGAGCCGCGGTCCCCTGCCTCTACGGCCAGCTTCATCTTCTCCAAGGGCACCAAGAAGCTGCAGCTGGAGCAGCCCGTGTCCCCTGAGACCCAGGCTGACCTCCAGCGGAACCTGATAGCTGAACTTCGGAGCATCTCAGAGCAACGGCCACCCCAGGCCCCAAAGAAGCCACCTAAGGCCCCCCCACCTGTGGCCCGCAAGCCTTCTGGGGGAGccgccccccccacctcccccagcttTCCTCGGGCTGAgccccttcctgctcctcccaCCAACGGGCTCCCCCATGCCGAGGACAGGACTAAGGAGGAGCTGGCAGAGAATGGAGATGTCCTGCAGCGGGTGGGTCCAGAGGAGAAGCTGGGCCTGCCTGGCACAG ACCCACAGAAAGAGCTGGTCTGA